The following coding sequences lie in one Kribbella sp. NBC_00709 genomic window:
- a CDS encoding glucuronyl esterase domain-containing protein, giving the protein MAQLPEAWRRAVLPGLPPLLPDSDAFADTIYGRTPSGGRLADVTQLSREDGVLDGAADRLRHRARISCPLGDLEFDTLLHLPTATSPAPVIVALSFTGIEETLDQAERWPYAKVTQAGYAVLTVDYQQIEPDDENARGVRALFPTDSWGAVAAWAWGLSRCLDIATSIAGIDPAAAIALGHSRLGKAALWAGVQDERFAVTVSNDSGCCGASLFRHPGGEDIAAITSKFPHWFVPSFASYAGREDELPVDQHQLLASIAPRRVYVASAEDDAWADPIGEYLAVVAATPAFKDGDIGYHVRPGGHDLLEEDWLQALDFSRRTSRGSRSPGRRSG; this is encoded by the coding sequence ATGGCACAGCTTCCCGAGGCGTGGCGACGAGCGGTTCTTCCCGGGCTCCCGCCGCTCCTGCCCGACTCCGACGCGTTTGCCGACACGATCTACGGCCGTACGCCGAGCGGTGGACGACTGGCCGACGTCACGCAGCTCTCCCGCGAGGACGGCGTGCTCGACGGAGCTGCCGACCGTCTCCGCCATCGCGCCCGGATCTCCTGCCCGTTGGGCGATCTCGAGTTCGACACGCTGCTCCACCTCCCCACCGCGACGAGTCCAGCTCCCGTGATCGTGGCTTTGAGCTTCACCGGCATCGAAGAAACGCTCGACCAGGCCGAGCGTTGGCCGTATGCGAAGGTGACACAAGCCGGATACGCCGTACTCACGGTGGACTACCAGCAGATCGAGCCGGACGACGAGAACGCTCGTGGAGTGCGGGCGCTGTTCCCAACCGACTCGTGGGGCGCGGTGGCAGCGTGGGCCTGGGGACTGTCCCGCTGTCTGGACATCGCCACGAGCATCGCAGGCATCGACCCAGCCGCCGCGATCGCGCTAGGACACTCACGGCTGGGAAAGGCGGCGCTGTGGGCCGGCGTACAGGACGAGCGGTTCGCCGTCACCGTCTCCAACGATTCCGGCTGCTGCGGCGCATCGCTCTTCCGGCACCCCGGCGGCGAAGACATCGCGGCGATCACGTCGAAGTTCCCGCACTGGTTCGTTCCGTCGTTCGCGTCGTACGCCGGTCGCGAGGACGAACTGCCCGTCGACCAGCACCAACTGCTGGCGAGCATCGCGCCCCGCCGCGTGTACGTCGCCAGCGCGGAGGACGACGCCTGGGCCGACCCGATCGGCGAGTACCTGGCTGTGGTCGCGGCAACCCCGGCGTTCAAGGACGGGGACATCGGCTACCACGTCCGCCCGGGCGGCCACGATCTCCTCGAAGAGGACTGGCTGCAGGCGCTGGACTTCAGTCGTCGAACATCTCGTGGATCGCGCTCTCCTGGTCGTCGCTCAGGTTGA